A window of the Juglans microcarpa x Juglans regia isolate MS1-56 chromosome 5D, Jm3101_v1.0, whole genome shotgun sequence genome harbors these coding sequences:
- the LOC121264621 gene encoding ammonium transporter 2-like encodes MNTTPAYGAVSPAVPLWLNKGDNAWQMTASTLVGLQSMPGLVILYASIVKKKWAVNSAFMALYAFAAVLICWVLVCYRMAFGDELLPFWGKGAPALGQKFLVHQARVPESKHTTEGGREETVEPFYPMASLVYFQFTFAAITMILLAGSVLGRMNIKAWMAFVPLWLVFSYTVGAFSLWGGGFLYHWGVIDYSGGYVIHLSSGIAGFTAAYWVGPRLKSDRERFPPNNVLLMLAGAGLLWMGWSGFNGGAPYAANIDASIAVLNTNICAATSLLVWTSLDVVFFGKPSVIGAVQGMMTGLVCITPGAGLVQSWAAIVMGILSGSIPWVSMMILHKKSTLLQKVDDTLGVFHTHAVAGLLGGLLTGLFAEPELCALILPVSNTRGAFYGGNGGKQFLKQLVAALFVAGWNLVSTTLILLAIRLFIPLRMPDEELAIGDDAVHGEEAYALWGDGEKYDPTKHGWNTSSYAQDITPSPYVNGARGVTINL; translated from the exons ATGAACACCACACCGGCCTACGGAGCTGTCAGTCCAGCCGTGCCACTATGGCTAAACAAGGGCGACAACGCATGGCAAATGACGGCGTCGACTCTCGTAGGCCTCCAGAGCATGCCGGGCCTGGTCATCCTCTATGCCAGCATTGTCAAGAAGAAATGGGCAGTAAACTCGGCCTTCATGGCTCTCTACGCCTTCGCCGCTGTGCTTATCTGCTGGGTCCTCGTCTGCTACCGCATGGCCTTCGGTGACGAACTCCTCCCCTTCTGGGGAAAGGGCGCACCCGCTCTTGGCCAAAAGTTCCTCGTCCACCAGGCCAGAGTCCCCGAGAGTAAGCACACTACTGAAGGTGGCCGTGAGGAGACCGTTGAGCCCTTTTATCCGATGGCCTCGCTCGTTTACTTCCAATTCACTTTCGCCGCCATTACCATGATTTTACTTGCTGGGTCTGTTCTGGGGCGCATGAACATCAAGGCGTGGATGGCGTTTGTCCCTCTTTGGCTTGTGTTCTCCTACACCGTCGGAGCCTTTAGTCTTTGGGGTGGTGGCTTTTTGTATCACTGGGGTGTCATAGATTACTCCGGCGGCTATGTCATCCATCTTTCCTCAGGAATCGCCGGTTTCACTGCCGCTTATTGG GTTGGCCCGAGGCTAAAGAGTGACAGGGAGAGGTTTCCTCCCAACAACGTCTTGCTTATGCTTGCCGGTGCGGGGCTGCTGTGGATGGGATGGTCAGGTTTCAATGGTGGAGCACCATACGCAGCAAACATTGACGCTTCAATAGCAGTGTTAAACACAAACATATGTGCGGCGACGAGTCTTCTTGTCTGGACGTCTCTGGACGTCGTCTTCTTCGGGAAGCCTTCGGTGATAGGTGCTGTTCAAGGGATGATGACCGGACTAGTGTGCATTACTCCAGGAGCAG GGTTGGTACAATCGTGGGCGGCTATAGTGATGGGGATTCTTTCTGGTAGCATTCCATGGGTGTCCATGATGATCCTTCACAAAAAGTCTACTTTGCTACAAAAG GTGGACGACACTTTAGGTGTATTTCACACGCACGCAGTGGCTGGGCTATTGGGAGGGCTTCTCACTGGGCTTTTCGCAGAGCCAGAGCTTTGTGCACTCATACTCCCAGTAAGCAACACAAGGGGCGCATTCTATGGCGGAAATGGTGGAAAGCAATTCCTCAAGCAACTGGTTGCAGCCTTGTTTGTGGCCGGTTGGAACTTAGTGTCCACGACCCTAATTCTTCTGGCCATAAGGTTGTTCATCCCATTGAGGATGCCGGATGAGGAACTGGCAATTGGAGATGACGCTGTGCATGGAGAGGAGGCTTATGCTCTTTGGGGTGATGGAGAAAAATATGACCCTACAAAGCATGGTTGGAATACATCATCCTATGCGCAGGACATTACACCATCTCCATATGTCAATGGTGCTAGAGGTGTGACCATCAATTTGTAA
- the LOC121265926 gene encoding nudix hydrolase 15, mitochondrial-like, which translates to MAYLASQLCQLGEEISGSQLFQRLAQQFQLPRLKNDKVDQKDQYCSIRSDFGSVVKSVAVKNDRSPCVNWTERRAAVLICLFEGEEGELRVILTKRSMKLSSYPGDVALPGGKFEKGDADDSATALREAMEEIGLEPNLVRVAATLEPFISQHLHKVVPVVGLLARKGNFRPSLNTDEVDNIFDVPLEMFLKEDNHRCEAKEWMGRKYILHLFDFQCEKGCFLIWGLTASILIRVASIIYQRSPCFEAHLPDFQTIANLLLE; encoded by the exons ATGGCTTATCTCGCATCTCAGCTGTGCCAGCTTGGTGAAGAGATTTCTGGAAGCCAACTATTCCAAAGACTTGCACAGCAGTTTCAGTTACCAAGACTAAAAAATGATAAAGTAGATCAGAAGGATCAATATTGTAGTATTAGGTCGGATTTTGGATCAGTTGTTAAGTCTGTGGCTGTCAAAAATGATCGGTCTCCTTGTGTCAATTGGACGGAGAGAAGAGCGGCGGTTCTGATTTGTCTCTTTGAAGGCGAAGAAGGTGAATTACGAGTTATTCTCACCAAGAGATCCATGAAACTGTCCTCTTACCCAG GGGATGTAGCTTTGCCTGGtgggaaatttgagaaaggAGATGCAGATGACTCGGCTACTGCATTAAGAGAAGCCATGGAAGAGATAGGATTGGAACCTAATCTGGTTCGAGTTGCTGCCACTTTAGAGCCTTTTATTTCTCAG CACCTACACAAGGTTGTCCCTGTGGTAGGCCTACTTGCTAGGAAAGGAAATTTCAGGCCTTCACTCAATACAGATGAAGTTGATAATATTTTCGATGTTCCGTTGGAGATGTTTCTCAAG GAAGATAATCATAGATGTGAAGCAAAGGAGTGGATGGGTAGGAAGTACATTCTACATCTATTTGATTTCCAATGTGAGAAAGGTTGTTTCCTCATATGGGGTTTAACAGCAAGCATCCTTATTCGCGTAGCATCTATTATCTACCAGCGTTCTCCGTGTTTCGAGGCCCATCTCCCTGACTTCCAAACAATTGCAAATCTACTACTTGAATAA
- the LOC121264619 gene encoding ammonium transporter 3 member 1-like — translation MANASVVPSGYLQGLVPAAPEWLNKGDNAWQMISATLVGMQGMPGLVILYAGLVKKKWALNSAFMALFAFAAVMPCWVLWAYKMSFGHKLLPFWGKAGLAVSQDFLIPQAVLPSTSYKNVTAATLLYPTATMVFFQFAFAAVTVILLAGSVLGRMSIKAWMLFVPLWITFSYSVGAFSVWGGGFLFQWGVLDYSGGYVVHLASGAAGFTAAFWVGPRLREDRDEFPPNNLLLALAGAGILWMGWSGFNGGDPFSANVDSSMAVLNTHICAATSLLVWTCWDVLFFKKPSVIGAIQGMITGLVCITPGAGLVQGWAALVMGIVSGTIPWYTMMVLSRKLPLLQAVDDTLGVLHTHAVAGILGGALTGLFAHPNLLSLFLPVTNSKGSFYGGERGVQFWKQLVGACFIIGWNVLATSIILLAIKLLIPLRMTEEELKIGDDAAHGEEAYALIGQGQREQQYTQDATNGDIQLEEQHAV, via the exons ATGGCAAATGCTTCGGTTGTTCCTTCTGGATACCTGCAAGGCCTGGTTCCTGCTGCACCTGAATGGCTGAACAAGGGCGACAATGCATGGCAGATGATATCTGCTACACTTGTGGGCATGCAAGGCATGCCAGGGCTAGTCATCCTTTACGCAGGTCTCGTCAAGAAGAAATGGGCACTCAACTCAGCATTCATGGCACTGTTTGCCTTTGCAGCCGTCATGCCTTGTTGGGTGCTATGGGCTTACAAAATGTCTTTTGGTCATAAGCTTCTTCCATTTTGGGGAAAGGCTGGCCTTGCCGTTTCCCAGGACTTCTTGATCCCCCAAGCCGTTCTCCCCTCCACAAGTTACAAAAATGTAACAGCAGCTACACTGTTATACCCCACAGCTACCATGGTCTTCTTCCAGTTTGCCTTTGCAGCTGTGACTGTGATACTGCTTGCTGGGTCGGTTCTGGGTCGGATGAGCATCAAAGCTTGGATGCTCTTTGTACCATTATGGATCACTTTCTCCTACAGCGTCGGAGCCTTTAGCGTATGGGGTGGTGGCTTCCTCTTCCAGTGGGGTGTGTTGGATTATTCGGGTGGTTATGTTGTTCATTTAGCTTCTGGTGCAGCAGGATTCACAGCAGCTTTCTGG GTTGGTCCAAGATTGAGAGAAGACCGGGATGAATTCCCGCCTAACAATCTCTTACTAGCACTTGCTGGGGCTGGAATTCTTTGGATGGGTTGGAGTGGTTTCAATGGTGGAGATCCATTTTCAGCTAATGTGGATTCATCCATGGCTGTCCTCAACACTCATATCTGTGCGGCCACTAGTCTCCTGGTATGGACATGCTGGGATGTTCTCTTCTTCAAGAAGCCCTCTGTGATTGGAGCCATCCAGGGAATGATAACTGGGTTGGTCTGTATCACTCCTGGTGCAG GTCTCGTTCAGGGATGGGCTGCCTTGGTAATGGGCATAGTTTCTGGGACAATTCCCTGGTACACCATGATGGTTTTGAGCAGGAAGCTGCCGTTGCTGCAGGCTGTTGATGACACCCTTGGTGTGTTGCATACTCATGCTGTTGCCGGAATCTTGGGTGGTGCTCTTACAGGACTCTTCGCTCATCCAAACCTCTTAAGCTTGTTCCTACCCGTCACCAATTCAAAAGGCTCCTTCTATGGCGGTGAACGTGGAGTTCAATTTTGGAAGCAGTTGGTTGGAGCATGTTTTATAATTGGTTGGAATGTACTTGCTACATCCATCATTCTCTTGGCCATTAAACTTTTAATACCTCTTCGAATGACTGAGGAAGAGCTCAAGATTGGGGACGATGCAGCTCATGGAGAGGAAGCCTATGCTCTTATTGGGCAAGGACAAAGAGAACAACAATATACACAAGATGCTACCAATGGTGACATCCAACTTGAAGAGCAGCACGCAGTCTGA